A region of Pyxidicoccus parkwaysis DNA encodes the following proteins:
- a CDS encoding trypsin-like serine peptidase translates to MAPTLAPEQYPYTVIGVLEIFFSEDDVLKKWVGSGYLLKTPAYPDRGDIVLTAAHNLAYLRKKGLRGVRFNLYDDPDVYTLAERSNETLRYAIPEGYDKYPGNPAFDFGVMLLNGAPGRSKTPLSLSIIGETLRQDATIAGVVSDRVKAGDVSVYRSAVTAEKRRETPLYYPLDATAPGMSGGPVLIERGSTWTSMGVVTGTGEVDDTLEGIAAPIFSETARIIDSLIATSLAG, encoded by the coding sequence ATGGCGCCCACCCTCGCTCCCGAGCAGTACCCATACACCGTCATTGGCGTTCTGGAGATCTTCTTCTCGGAGGACGACGTGCTGAAGAAGTGGGTCGGCAGCGGGTACCTCCTGAAGACGCCGGCGTACCCGGACCGCGGAGACATCGTCCTGACCGCCGCGCACAACCTCGCCTACCTGCGGAAGAAGGGGCTGCGGGGAGTGCGCTTCAACCTCTACGACGACCCCGACGTCTACACCCTCGCGGAGCGGAGCAACGAGACCCTCAGGTACGCGATTCCCGAGGGCTACGACAAGTACCCGGGCAACCCCGCGTTCGACTTCGGGGTGATGCTCCTCAATGGGGCGCCCGGTCGCTCGAAGACGCCCCTGTCGTTGAGCATCATCGGCGAAACGCTCCGGCAGGACGCGACCATCGCCGGAGTCGTGAGCGACAGGGTGAAGGCGGGAGACGTCAGTGTGTACCGCAGCGCCGTGACGGCCGAGAAGAGGCGGGAGACGCCCCTGTACTATCCGCTGGACGCGACCGCTCCCGGGATGAGCGGTGGCCCCGTGCTCATCGAACGGGGCTCCACGTGGACCTCCATGGGCGTCGTCACCGGAACGGGGGAGGTGGACGACACGCTCGAGGGAATCGCTGCGCCCATCTTCTCCGAGACGGCGAGAATCATCGACTCGCTGATTGCGACCTCACTCGCCGGATGA
- a CDS encoding M91 family zinc metallopeptidase, giving the protein MKLRSTPSLSLPKSSPSTPSASRPSSPVASTPKPGAPRPSPAELQAGKSQLKPADHGVVHPDLPGIRTRRDSGQSGANFADFTSDVRNSTHKLMSKPEGHRLMTELNGRTQAVNPGAVGTPHKPVTVADISSGRNDAQMPMSHAPRHDNTYSSLRPAYRYDGQPGAGRPSNIKYNEQDTGPRFNSLGHESVHAWRAANGLQVSPLAVSKHNNADVFQRYPEHSADMKNTLETRLRLTEEFETVGLRPTPHTPAGWAPTENKIRTEHGLPQRQDYSGMRPNGNQNDVNLGNYDAGSDNRNFFQKLRGEPTPIGRILNDLEK; this is encoded by the coding sequence ATGAAGCTCCGCTCGACGCCCTCTCTCTCCCTCCCCAAGTCCTCCCCCTCCACGCCGTCCGCGTCGCGGCCCTCGAGCCCTGTCGCCAGCACCCCGAAGCCTGGCGCTCCGCGGCCGTCGCCCGCGGAGCTGCAGGCGGGCAAGAGCCAGCTCAAGCCGGCGGACCATGGCGTGGTGCACCCGGACCTGCCGGGCATCCGGACGCGCCGTGACAGCGGTCAGTCCGGCGCCAACTTCGCGGACTTCACGTCGGACGTGCGCAACTCCACGCACAAGCTGATGAGCAAGCCCGAGGGCCACCGGCTGATGACGGAGCTCAACGGCCGCACGCAGGCGGTGAACCCTGGCGCGGTGGGCACGCCGCACAAGCCGGTGACGGTGGCCGACATCTCCTCGGGCCGCAACGACGCGCAGATGCCCATGTCGCACGCGCCCCGCCACGACAACACCTATTCCTCGCTGCGCCCGGCGTACCGCTACGACGGCCAGCCCGGCGCGGGCCGGCCCAGCAACATCAAGTACAACGAGCAGGACACGGGGCCGCGCTTCAACAGCCTGGGCCATGAGTCCGTCCACGCGTGGCGCGCGGCCAACGGCCTCCAGGTGAGCCCCCTGGCCGTCAGCAAGCACAACAACGCGGACGTGTTCCAGCGCTACCCCGAGCACTCGGCCGACATGAAGAACACGCTCGAGACGCGCCTGCGGCTGACGGAGGAGTTCGAGACGGTGGGCCTGCGCCCCACGCCGCACACCCCCGCGGGCTGGGCGCCCACCGAGAACAAGATTCGAACGGAGCACGGACTGCCGCAGCGCCAGGACTACTCGGGCATGCGCCCCAACGGGAACCAGAACGACGTCAACCTGGGCAACTACGACGCGGGCTCGGACAACCGCAACTTCTTCCAGAAGCTGCGCGGCGAGCCCACGCCCATCGGCCGCATCCTGAACGACCTGGAGAAGTGA
- a CDS encoding glycosyl hydrolase: MDDRKRAPSRAHAWAEGSPVPVGAGFIQTQRSAIGNPGANAPMAGRHAVSCTEALPWPYKSNSWLSPILMADNTSSVYLGQDAEGQYQRCTMAQLPVYPHPWAVSFNASGGGNPGLLLMQETVSVVGGALIPGPAGPATNSKDHLTELIADFSAQLQVLPGFQPQAIKVHRMGDYDAELFLRAADDSARPASLPSDAQLQMGVVRGSPLLYFTAVKLPGVGFKFLAGAAGKSRGTVDAGGVKLAWCVQGTTVLFFPEGAARFQDASATEWSLTFSDATTSNFFVLGTLPEGWLDDASALTALAEAAFSYPTGSTVTYAYDSASQTVDATYTLKTDNVLGSKVGKTLHGLLPGHYLPGPMRGSPPVLQGNPSPVQNKAGKELCFVTVRGVLRVFDTASFTCRFSYPGILPWLPPLDANDQDGRAELEKWIRDVYVRRHGYDDPPYTNTNTLQGQPAYTLGKFLTRNMVAVPTIADTQQDTALAEEITRATQDALQLYFREDPTYTQREPGAAPYYAVYDSEVGSLFQYPNGQGPSVIFPSDTDVPPYDTFGAISRCNDHHFHYGYFIFAAAQIALRDPAWGADWKDAINQYVFDVANTSAINPNPIFKFPDMRCWDAYENHSYASGFSWRDILGNNEESISEDIHFWAGVILWGAATAQPEMMEHGITHYTAAVHASWVYWFDKAGIYRDVIERIAGKDWPVNWPGDGVARIFDADSRWDTFFGIHPVNGRGIDMIPLNSCSFYHAMNPDYVGGLVAAYKEFVTRYDIDPLEPQGLDTPFTEKNQWLGYLYWYGLLAKYQALVDPHAALDYFYPVAPNYDVVNGIVPNDKFTDVGDSGAFIYHLARYLQTHGTPDLSLKATDTPFFMTFVDAANKKRTYAAFNHSEAPRTLTFTDGTRLEDVPPRTLGTKVVPILP, from the coding sequence ATGGACGACAGAAAGCGTGCACCGTCGCGGGCCCATGCGTGGGCCGAGGGTTCCCCCGTTCCCGTGGGCGCGGGTTTCATCCAGACACAGCGCAGCGCCATTGGAAATCCAGGCGCCAACGCGCCCATGGCCGGGCGCCATGCCGTGAGCTGCACCGAGGCCCTGCCGTGGCCCTACAAGTCCAACAGCTGGCTCAGCCCCATCCTGATGGCGGACAACACGTCCTCGGTGTACCTGGGGCAGGACGCGGAGGGCCAGTATCAGCGTTGCACCATGGCCCAGCTCCCCGTCTATCCCCATCCCTGGGCTGTCTCCTTCAACGCTTCCGGCGGTGGGAACCCGGGCCTGCTGCTCATGCAGGAGACGGTGAGCGTGGTGGGAGGCGCCCTCATTCCGGGGCCCGCCGGCCCGGCGACGAACTCGAAAGACCATCTGACGGAGCTCATCGCCGACTTCAGCGCCCAGCTCCAGGTCCTGCCGGGGTTCCAGCCCCAGGCCATCAAGGTCCACCGGATGGGCGACTATGACGCGGAGCTCTTCCTGCGCGCGGCGGATGATTCCGCCCGGCCCGCTTCCCTCCCCTCCGATGCCCAGCTCCAGATGGGCGTCGTTCGCGGCAGCCCGCTGCTCTACTTCACGGCGGTGAAGCTCCCCGGGGTTGGCTTCAAGTTCCTGGCGGGCGCCGCTGGGAAGAGCCGCGGCACGGTCGACGCGGGCGGCGTGAAGCTCGCCTGGTGCGTGCAGGGGACCACGGTCCTGTTCTTCCCGGAGGGCGCGGCCCGCTTCCAGGATGCGTCGGCCACCGAGTGGTCGCTGACCTTCAGCGACGCAACGACGAGCAACTTCTTCGTGCTGGGCACGCTGCCGGAGGGCTGGCTCGACGACGCCTCCGCGCTCACGGCGCTGGCCGAGGCAGCGTTCTCGTACCCCACCGGCTCCACCGTCACGTATGCCTATGACTCCGCCAGTCAGACAGTGGATGCGACGTACACGCTGAAGACAGACAACGTGCTGGGCTCGAAGGTGGGCAAGACGCTTCACGGGCTGCTTCCGGGGCACTACCTGCCGGGCCCGATGCGTGGCAGTCCCCCGGTGCTGCAGGGGAACCCGTCACCGGTCCAGAACAAGGCTGGCAAGGAGCTGTGCTTTGTCACCGTGCGTGGCGTGCTGCGTGTCTTCGATACCGCCAGCTTCACCTGCCGCTTCTCCTATCCCGGCATCCTCCCGTGGCTGCCGCCCCTGGACGCGAACGACCAGGACGGACGGGCCGAGCTCGAGAAGTGGATCAGGGACGTCTACGTGCGGCGGCATGGCTACGACGATCCGCCGTATACGAACACCAACACCCTTCAGGGACAGCCGGCGTATACCCTCGGCAAGTTCCTGACCCGCAACATGGTGGCCGTGCCCACCATCGCGGACACCCAGCAGGACACCGCGCTGGCGGAGGAAATCACGCGCGCCACGCAGGACGCCCTCCAGCTCTACTTCCGCGAGGACCCCACGTACACCCAGCGCGAGCCCGGCGCCGCCCCGTACTACGCCGTCTACGACTCCGAGGTGGGGAGCCTCTTCCAGTACCCAAACGGCCAGGGGCCCAGCGTCATCTTCCCCTCGGACACCGACGTGCCTCCCTACGACACCTTCGGGGCCATCTCCCGGTGCAATGACCATCACTTCCACTACGGCTACTTCATCTTCGCCGCGGCCCAGATTGCCCTGCGCGACCCGGCCTGGGGCGCGGACTGGAAGGATGCCATCAACCAGTACGTCTTCGACGTGGCCAACACCTCCGCCATCAATCCCAATCCCATCTTCAAGTTCCCGGACATGCGCTGCTGGGACGCCTACGAGAATCACAGCTACGCGTCGGGTTTCTCCTGGCGTGACATCCTTGGGAACAACGAGGAGTCCATCTCGGAAGACATCCACTTCTGGGCCGGCGTGATTCTGTGGGGCGCGGCCACCGCCCAGCCGGAGATGATGGAGCACGGCATCACCCACTACACAGCCGCCGTCCACGCGTCGTGGGTCTACTGGTTCGACAAGGCCGGTATCTACAGGGACGTCATCGAGCGGATTGCCGGCAAGGACTGGCCCGTCAACTGGCCCGGCGACGGAGTGGCCCGCATCTTCGACGCCGACTCACGCTGGGACACCTTCTTCGGCATCCATCCGGTGAACGGCCGGGGAATCGACATGATCCCCCTCAATTCCTGCTCCTTCTACCATGCGATGAACCCGGACTACGTCGGCGGCCTGGTGGCGGCGTACAAGGAATTCGTCACGCGCTACGACATCGACCCGCTCGAGCCCCAGGGGTTGGATACGCCCTTCACGGAGAAGAATCAGTGGCTCGGGTACCTCTACTGGTACGGCCTGCTCGCGAAGTATCAGGCCCTGGTCGACCCGCACGCGGCCCTCGACTACTTCTACCCCGTCGCGCCCAACTACGATGTGGTGAATGGGATTGTCCCCAATGACAAATTCACCGACGTGGGTGATTCGGGGGCGTTCATCTACCACCTGGCGCGCTACCTCCAGACGCACGGGACGCCGGACCTGTCACTCAAGGCGACCGACACGCCGTTCTTCATGACCTTCGTGGATGCGGCCAACAAGAAGCGGACCTACGCCGCCTTCAACCATTCCGAGGCGCCGCGCACCCTCACGTTCACCGATGGCACCCGCCTCGAGGATGTCCCCCCGCGGACGCTGGGCACGAAGGTGGTCCCCATCCTGCCTTGA
- a CDS encoding NHL domain-containing protein has translation MPGRHIKTQGTLNTLLGAWFPNAPHDKKPGFVVVADIGQGNCNVVFDDTGKPLVYFDFGGGFGKSGHTYPDPALKFCYLATTRFILSHWDLDHYHTMNVLLGGGDDFNASPWLAPNQASYNVNTDNDTTIKWKTKIMRGPEADGLLRDLAAVTDVHLWPDERPGHVATLHSSGTHFRVIKVAGNNRNNHALALRISNPNVANEYILLTGDAEYQQGTFDHQADQMCVGLVASHHGSPVDHPADIPRPKPGVDVLIAYSFGWGNEYGHPHQARGVPAYEGRGWHDERRMDTGGAEVAAKYAGPRGNVGLTWPAGPFGPGIVAAPGGALQINQTAIALIATAVAEIDTYQAGEGHRGAIAVAAAYQAAREVGSLTVANAMKTPAVQMPAQTLLQVAQAQGVVAASLQLALTDAPGNGGAADHAMSAARQELAHAVVNAVMLASAQVDKLVRKWTAEVVDEWVEDFKANDDKGREPTLPDQAKYALQQAANFAGLADTFNEARDIIPDGFAQRIHDAAQAILNANLPGSLVDIKSDIARAVTRAALEMIGNRGARQRQPPVVAEEAVGEMTTLRDDLKAAIGAAAGLAPFIPIDPKANEPTQLIHNENAKIVARVAAVAAAEGVAQGTAAAASARAGAAAARVALAAAHGLPQVGCHRHPRTCTNANGPCTLSIHYGIGMFKPRMKVQNTVLGDPRGLAYDSQWNLYIADAGRHCVYKVDAAGTRTVFAGVENTAGNGASGQLATNTRLNGPRDVLFHPIRESLLIADSGNNRIREVKLSDGSATIVAGSGTAGHQDGDNATTRRLNTPSGLALDLEDKLLIADTVNNRIRLLDLDTATLTTVAGDGNTPTLNGPLGITVDDSTGDAYVADTLNHRIVRLEKDTYNHSVVAGLSTAAANTGDGGNATAARLNQPYAVRADGGGLLYIADTGNHRIRKIDLNPATPTLHPVAGKADGTTGNSPDGAALAAVELNAPRGLYVDAASRNLFVSDAVNTRVVRVIL, from the coding sequence ATGCCCGGACGACACATCAAGACCCAGGGAACCCTCAACACGCTGCTCGGAGCGTGGTTCCCCAACGCCCCGCACGACAAGAAGCCCGGGTTCGTCGTGGTGGCGGACATCGGTCAGGGCAACTGCAACGTCGTCTTCGACGACACGGGCAAGCCGCTCGTCTACTTCGACTTCGGCGGCGGCTTCGGGAAGAGCGGCCACACGTACCCGGACCCGGCCCTCAAGTTCTGCTACCTGGCCACCACGCGCTTCATCCTGTCCCACTGGGACCTGGACCACTACCACACGATGAACGTGCTGCTCGGCGGTGGCGACGACTTCAACGCCTCACCGTGGCTCGCACCGAACCAGGCCTCGTACAACGTCAACACGGACAACGACACCACCATCAAGTGGAAGACGAAAATCATGCGGGGCCCGGAAGCGGACGGCCTGCTCAGGGACCTGGCCGCGGTCACCGACGTGCACCTCTGGCCGGATGAGCGCCCCGGCCACGTCGCCACCCTGCACTCCTCGGGCACGCACTTCCGGGTCATCAAGGTCGCGGGCAACAACCGGAACAACCACGCGCTCGCGCTGCGCATCAGCAACCCGAACGTCGCCAACGAGTACATCCTCCTCACCGGGGACGCCGAGTACCAGCAGGGCACGTTCGACCATCAGGCGGACCAGATGTGCGTGGGACTGGTGGCCAGCCACCACGGCTCGCCGGTGGACCATCCGGCGGACATCCCCAGGCCCAAGCCCGGCGTGGACGTGCTCATCGCGTACTCCTTCGGGTGGGGCAACGAGTACGGACATCCGCACCAGGCCCGGGGCGTGCCGGCCTACGAGGGCCGGGGCTGGCACGACGAGCGGCGCATGGACACGGGCGGCGCCGAGGTGGCGGCCAAGTACGCCGGCCCCCGCGGCAACGTGGGCCTGACGTGGCCAGCCGGCCCCTTTGGCCCCGGCATCGTCGCCGCGCCGGGAGGCGCGCTGCAAATCAACCAGACCGCCATCGCCCTCATCGCCACGGCGGTGGCGGAGATTGACACCTACCAGGCCGGGGAAGGACACCGGGGCGCCATCGCGGTGGCGGCGGCCTACCAGGCCGCTCGCGAGGTCGGCTCGCTGACGGTGGCCAACGCGATGAAGACGCCCGCCGTGCAGATGCCCGCCCAGACGCTCCTCCAGGTGGCGCAGGCCCAGGGCGTGGTGGCGGCCTCACTCCAGCTCGCCCTGACCGACGCGCCGGGCAACGGTGGCGCGGCGGACCATGCGATGAGCGCTGCCCGACAGGAGCTGGCGCACGCCGTGGTGAACGCGGTGATGCTCGCGTCGGCCCAGGTGGACAAGCTCGTCCGCAAATGGACGGCGGAGGTCGTGGATGAGTGGGTCGAGGACTTCAAGGCCAACGACGACAAGGGCCGCGAGCCCACCCTGCCGGACCAGGCGAAGTACGCCCTCCAGCAGGCGGCCAACTTCGCCGGCCTCGCCGACACGTTCAACGAGGCCCGGGACATCATCCCGGACGGCTTTGCCCAGCGCATCCACGATGCCGCGCAGGCCATCCTGAATGCGAACCTGCCCGGCAGCCTGGTCGACATCAAGTCCGACATCGCCCGGGCAGTCACTCGCGCGGCGCTGGAGATGATTGGCAACCGCGGCGCCAGACAGCGCCAGCCGCCCGTCGTCGCCGAGGAGGCCGTGGGCGAGATGACGACGCTGCGCGACGACCTGAAGGCGGCCATCGGCGCGGCCGCGGGGCTGGCGCCGTTCATTCCCATCGACCCGAAGGCGAACGAGCCCACCCAGCTCATCCACAACGAGAACGCGAAAATCGTCGCGCGGGTGGCGGCGGTGGCGGCGGCGGAGGGCGTGGCCCAGGGAACGGCCGCGGCGGCCTCGGCCCGCGCCGGCGCGGCGGCCGCCCGGGTGGCGCTGGCGGCGGCGCATGGGCTGCCCCAGGTGGGCTGCCACCGGCACCCTCGCACCTGCACCAACGCCAATGGTCCCTGCACCCTCTCCATCCACTACGGCATCGGCATGTTCAAGCCGAGGATGAAGGTGCAGAACACCGTCCTCGGAGACCCTCGCGGGCTGGCCTATGACAGCCAATGGAATCTCTACATCGCGGACGCGGGCCGGCACTGCGTGTACAAGGTGGACGCGGCGGGGACGCGCACCGTCTTCGCGGGCGTGGAGAACACGGCGGGCAATGGAGCGAGCGGACAGCTCGCCACCAACACCCGGTTGAACGGCCCCAGGGACGTGCTCTTCCACCCGATTCGCGAGAGCCTCCTCATCGCGGACTCGGGCAACAACCGCATCCGCGAGGTGAAACTCTCGGATGGCAGCGCCACCATCGTGGCCGGGAGCGGCACCGCGGGGCACCAGGATGGGGACAACGCCACCACCCGGCGCCTGAACACGCCCTCGGGGCTCGCGCTCGACCTCGAGGACAAGCTCCTCATCGCCGACACCGTCAACAACCGCATCCGCCTGCTGGACCTGGACACCGCCACGCTCACCACCGTGGCGGGCGACGGCAACACGCCCACCCTGAACGGCCCGCTGGGAATCACCGTGGACGACTCCACGGGCGACGCCTACGTCGCCGACACCCTCAACCACCGCATCGTCCGGCTCGAGAAGGACACCTACAACCATAGCGTCGTGGCGGGCCTGAGCACCGCGGCCGCCAACACCGGCGATGGGGGAAACGCCACCGCCGCGCGCCTGAACCAGCCCTACGCCGTGCGGGCCGACGGTGGAGGGCTGCTGTACATCGCCGACACCGGCAACCACCGCATCCGCAAAATCGACCTGAACCCGGCCACTCCCACCCTGCACCCGGTGGCGGGCAAGGCGGATGGCACCACCGGCAACTCGCCCGACGGCGCGGCGCTGGCGGCGGTGGAACTGAATGCGCCGCGCGGGCTCTACGTGGACGCGGCGAGCCGGAACCTGTTCGTGTCGGACGCCGTCAACACGCGGGTGGTCCGCGTGATTCTCTGA
- a CDS encoding peptidoglycan-binding domain-containing protein, whose amino-acid sequence MKPLDEPTSSFSAMEQDIQSESTTGARQPGQTVLPCEANKKQRLRMVVRDAGFKAEVGLPYRLEAGTTRLEGKIGTDGVIDHLLPAAEERATLTLWEDEARESEPRVLQLRLKKLNPVTVPPGVRQRLINLGFDPGPASAPEEKLKKALAEFQGTFGLEPTGVLDPDSERTLEQVYAARKEGLEDAGGWRPAGGAFAGKKSAR is encoded by the coding sequence ATGAAGCCCCTGGACGAGCCCACGAGCAGCTTCTCGGCCATGGAGCAGGACATCCAGTCCGAGTCCACGACGGGCGCCCGGCAGCCGGGACAGACCGTCCTCCCGTGCGAGGCGAACAAGAAGCAGCGGCTGCGGATGGTGGTGAGGGATGCCGGCTTCAAGGCCGAGGTCGGCCTGCCCTACCGCCTGGAGGCGGGCACCACGCGGCTCGAGGGGAAGATTGGAACGGACGGCGTCATCGACCACCTGCTGCCCGCCGCCGAGGAGCGGGCCACGCTGACGCTCTGGGAGGACGAGGCCCGCGAGTCCGAGCCGCGCGTGCTCCAACTGCGGCTGAAGAAGCTGAATCCGGTGACGGTGCCCCCCGGCGTGCGCCAGCGGCTCATCAACCTGGGCTTCGACCCGGGCCCCGCCTCGGCGCCGGAGGAGAAGCTGAAGAAGGCGCTCGCCGAGTTCCAGGGCACCTTCGGGCTGGAGCCCACGGGCGTGTTGGACCCGGACAGCGAGCGCACCCTCGAGCAGGTCTACGCGGCGCGCAAGGAGGGCCTGGAAGACGCCGGCGGGTGGAGGCCGGCGGGCGGCGCGTTTGCCGGGAAGAAGTCCGCGCGCTGA
- a CDS encoding aldehyde dehydrogenase family protein, with amino-acid sequence MLNTERVGEPLVHLESRRLLAEARRVTPEAFDSRGRLLSPIAGTWVRPSAWFDAVSPIDGKVLAELPLLDAAQVATGVEMAAAEFAPWAARSLDERAQAIAEAVELLQEHRDLLVAILAWDIGKTLPTASNDVDRCLAGIEWYLEQIGPMLEGRKPLGLVSNIASWNYPFSVLLLNVLVQSLSGNSVIAKIPTQGGGVSLTIAFALLRRAGLPVSLVGGRGRDLSEALVGHPRIAGVAFIGGRTNGAEVHRRLRATDKRYALEMEGVNAYAITHFTNWDALGQQIRAGFDFGKQRCTAYTRWVVEQSLVPRFVRTYVDAVSTLRVGHPLLGSPVDFGPLISPSKVEELRALIAEARELGATVLYQGELAEDAFTSQQERGAYLPPALLFRLPQDSELYLREPFGPIDVLVSVDSEEELVREANISNGALVASVATDEPELAQRIASRLHAFKVGINKLRSRGDREEPFGGKGGSWAGAFVGGTHLVRAFTDGPHPLEGNWPD; translated from the coding sequence TTGCTGAATACCGAGCGCGTTGGCGAGCCCCTTGTTCACCTCGAAAGTCGCCGCCTGCTGGCTGAAGCCAGGCGCGTCACTCCCGAAGCCTTCGACTCCCGAGGTCGTCTGCTCTCACCCATCGCCGGAACGTGGGTCCGCCCGTCCGCATGGTTCGACGCCGTATCGCCCATCGACGGCAAGGTCCTCGCCGAGCTGCCATTGCTCGACGCCGCCCAGGTCGCCACGGGGGTCGAGATGGCCGCCGCGGAGTTCGCCCCCTGGGCCGCGCGCTCCCTCGATGAACGCGCCCAGGCCATCGCGGAGGCCGTGGAGCTCCTCCAGGAGCACCGCGACCTGCTCGTCGCGATTCTCGCGTGGGACATCGGGAAGACCCTGCCCACGGCCTCCAACGACGTGGACCGGTGCCTCGCCGGCATCGAGTGGTACCTGGAGCAGATAGGCCCGATGCTCGAGGGACGAAAGCCTCTCGGCCTCGTGTCGAACATCGCCTCCTGGAACTATCCCTTCTCCGTCCTGCTGCTCAACGTGCTCGTGCAGTCGCTCTCGGGCAACTCGGTCATCGCGAAGATTCCAACCCAGGGCGGCGGCGTCTCGCTCACCATCGCCTTCGCCCTGCTGCGCCGTGCGGGCCTGCCCGTCTCGCTCGTCGGCGGACGCGGCAGGGACCTCTCGGAAGCACTCGTGGGCCACCCGCGCATCGCGGGCGTCGCCTTCATCGGCGGCCGCACCAACGGCGCCGAGGTCCACCGCCGGCTGCGCGCCACGGACAAGCGCTACGCCCTGGAGATGGAGGGCGTGAACGCCTACGCGATTACGCACTTCACGAACTGGGACGCGCTCGGCCAGCAGATTCGAGCGGGCTTCGACTTCGGCAAGCAACGCTGCACCGCCTACACCCGCTGGGTCGTCGAGCAATCCCTCGTCCCCAGGTTCGTGAGGACGTACGTGGACGCCGTGTCGACGTTGCGCGTGGGCCATCCGCTCCTCGGCTCGCCGGTGGACTTCGGTCCGCTCATCTCTCCCAGCAAGGTCGAGGAGCTGCGCGCCCTCATCGCCGAAGCCCGGGAGCTCGGCGCGACGGTGCTGTACCAGGGGGAGCTCGCCGAAGACGCCTTCACCTCGCAGCAGGAGCGCGGCGCATACCTCCCGCCTGCCCTGCTCTTCCGGCTCCCCCAGGACAGCGAGCTCTACCTCCGCGAGCCCTTCGGCCCCATCGACGTGCTGGTGTCCGTGGACTCCGAGGAGGAGCTGGTGCGAGAGGCCAACATCTCCAACGGCGCGCTCGTGGCCTCGGTGGCGACGGACGAGCCCGAGCTCGCCCAGCGCATCGCATCCCGGCTCCACGCCTTCAAGGTCGGCATCAACAAGCTGCGCTCGCGCGGAGACCGCGAGGAGCCCTTCGGAGGCAAGGGCGGCTCCTGGGCGGGCGCCTTCGTCGGCGGCACCCATCTGGTCCGCGCCTTCACGGACGGCCCCCACCCCCTGGAAGGCAACTGGCCGGATTGA